Proteins from a single region of Lachnospiraceae bacterium:
- the spoIIR gene encoding stage II sporulation protein R, translated as MKVQIKEWMQKIENKVFLAAMVIGTVITVLIVSLYTLAGQEEKLLAENFFRFHVLANSDSEEDQALKLQVRDAVIAYLEPQLRESSTRDETKQYILKHLAQITDVAGRTVRQAGSDQSVQVLVGVSEFPTKSYGAVTLPAGRYEALRIELGEAQGHNWWCVMFPSLCFVEETEPEEMEEDLEQKLPQEQNELIHEPRQFKFKLLEWYHQLFG; from the coding sequence ATGAAAGTACAGATAAAAGAATGGATGCAGAAAATAGAAAATAAAGTCTTTCTGGCCGCCATGGTCATAGGGACGGTTATCACGGTTTTGATTGTTTCGCTGTATACGCTTGCCGGACAGGAGGAAAAGCTGCTGGCAGAGAATTTTTTTCGCTTCCATGTACTGGCAAACAGCGATAGCGAAGAGGATCAGGCACTCAAGCTGCAGGTCAGAGATGCAGTCATCGCCTACTTGGAGCCTCAGCTGAGGGAGTCCTCTACGCGGGATGAGACCAAGCAGTATATATTAAAGCACCTTGCACAGATTACGGATGTGGCCGGCCGCACGGTGCGGCAGGCCGGCAGTGATCAGAGCGTCCAGGTGCTGGTGGGCGTGTCTGAATTTCCTACGAAAAGCTATGGCGCCGTCACTTTGCCGGCTGGCCGGTATGAGGCGCTGCGGATTGAGCTGGGAGAGGCGCAGGGGCACAATTGGTGGTGCGTGATGTTTCCCAGTCTGTGCTTTGTAGAGGAGACGGAGCCGGAGGAGATGGAGGAGGATTTGGAGCAGAAGCTTCCGCAGGAGCAGAATGAACTGATCCATGAACCAAGGCAGTTTAAATTTAAGCTGCTGGAATGGTACCATCAGCTGTTTGGCTGA
- a CDS encoding Glu/Leu/Phe/Val dehydrogenase, producing the protein MDKVYNPYQNMLNVLECAAQKLELDQSDYEELKYPERELKVSVPVQMDDGSIRVFEGFRVQHSSSRGPCKGGIRYHQNVDESEVKALAAWMSIKCAIADIPYGGAKGGICVDPATLSRGELERLTRRYTAMIAPIIGVDRDIPAPDVNTNGEIMGWIMDTYSALKGCYTPGVVTGKPMELGGSLGRPEATGRGVMICAKEAVKRRGMQIAGSKVAVQGAGNVGFTAAQLMAAEGFTIVALSDVSGGIYKQSGLDVEKIGQYLSQKGNLLKDYQEEGLSYITNEELLTCECDILVPAALENQITAGNAQQVQAKLIIEGANGPTTNEADDILEKRGITVVPDVLANGGGVIVSYFEWVQNREMLAWDLQTVNQKLQDKMLLAFDNVWQMAENKKSSLRQGAYMVALQRLVAARKLRGTFL; encoded by the coding sequence ATGGACAAAGTCTACAACCCATATCAGAATATGCTGAATGTGTTAGAATGTGCCGCGCAGAAGCTGGAGCTTGATCAAAGCGATTATGAAGAGCTCAAATATCCGGAGAGAGAATTAAAGGTTTCCGTACCGGTACAGATGGACGATGGAAGTATTCGAGTTTTTGAAGGCTTCCGTGTGCAGCATTCAAGCTCCCGAGGACCGTGTAAGGGTGGCATCCGCTATCATCAGAATGTAGATGAAAGCGAAGTGAAGGCGCTGGCCGCGTGGATGAGTATTAAGTGCGCGATTGCGGATATCCCGTACGGCGGAGCCAAGGGCGGTATTTGTGTGGATCCTGCGACCTTGTCCAGAGGTGAGCTGGAGCGTTTGACGCGCCGTTATACGGCTATGATCGCGCCAATCATTGGAGTAGATCGGGATATTCCTGCGCCGGATGTGAATACAAACGGTGAGATCATGGGCTGGATTATGGATACCTATTCTGCGCTGAAGGGCTGCTATACGCCTGGCGTTGTGACGGGCAAGCCGATGGAGCTGGGCGGCAGCCTGGGCCGGCCGGAGGCAACAGGGCGCGGTGTTATGATCTGTGCAAAGGAAGCGGTAAAGCGCAGAGGCATGCAGATCGCAGGCAGCAAGGTGGCGGTGCAGGGAGCCGGTAACGTAGGCTTTACAGCAGCGCAGCTGATGGCGGCGGAGGGCTTTACGATTGTAGCGCTAAGCGATGTGTCCGGCGGTATTTATAAGCAGAGCGGCCTGGATGTTGAAAAGATCGGGCAGTATTTAAGTCAGAAGGGCAATCTTCTGAAGGACTATCAGGAAGAGGGACTTTCGTATATTACGAATGAAGAGCTCCTTACCTGTGAGTGTGATATTTTGGTGCCGGCTGCGCTGGAAAATCAGATTACAGCGGGCAATGCTCAGCAGGTTCAGGCCAAGCTGATTATTGAGGGCGCTAACGGGCCGACAACCAATGAGGCTGATGATATCTTAGAGAAACGCGGCATTACGGTGGTACCGGATGTGCTTGCCAATGGCGGCGGCGTAATTGTTTCCTATTTTGAGTGGGTGCAGAATCGTGAGATGCTGGCCTGGGATTTACAGACGGTGAATCAGAAGCTGCAGGATAAAATGCTGCTTGCCTTTGACAATGTCTGGCAAATGGCGGAGAATAAAAAGAGCTCGCTGCGTCAGGGTGCGTACATGGTAGCGCTGCAGAGACTGGTGGCCGCCAGAAAGCTGAGAGGGACATTTTTATAA
- a CDS encoding AraC family transcriptional regulator, whose product MEWVERLNQSINYIEEHLTDKIDYEQLGRIACCSAYHYQRMFTYMAGIPLAEYIRRRKMSLAAVDLQTGDKRIIDIAEKYGYQSPTAFNRAFQSFHGIAPSSVKEKGVSVKSFSPIVFKIAIKGATELNYRIETKEAFPIIGVSAPLDKQIENNFMAMPKMWQEASANGTIEKLAGLMDTPLIGLLGVSACNDEEQWKYFIAVSSTKTSVEFEEYTIPASTWAVFSGTGINQSIQELEQRIITEWLPTSGYEYANAPDIEVYLNPDPRNAQYEVWIPVIKRKDNKEAHERQI is encoded by the coding sequence ATGGAATGGGTTGAGAGATTAAATCAAAGCATAAATTATATTGAGGAGCATTTGACAGATAAAATTGACTATGAACAGCTTGGGCGGATTGCCTGCTGCTCCGCCTATCACTATCAAAGAATGTTTACTTATATGGCAGGCATTCCCTTGGCAGAGTATATCCGAAGAAGAAAAATGTCTTTAGCGGCAGTAGACTTACAGACCGGCGACAAACGGATTATTGATATTGCAGAGAAATATGGCTACCAGTCGCCGACTGCATTTAACAGGGCATTCCAATCTTTTCACGGGATCGCCCCCTCATCTGTGAAAGAAAAAGGTGTATCCGTAAAGTCTTTTTCTCCTATTGTATTTAAAATTGCTATAAAGGGAGCAACCGAATTAAATTATAGGATCGAAACCAAAGAAGCCTTCCCCATCATTGGCGTATCTGCGCCGTTAGATAAGCAAATTGAAAATAACTTTATGGCCATGCCTAAGATGTGGCAGGAGGCATCTGCAAATGGAACAATAGAAAAATTGGCAGGGCTGATGGATACACCGCTAATCGGGCTTTTAGGCGTGAGTGCCTGCAACGATGAAGAGCAATGGAAATACTTTATTGCTGTTTCCAGTACAAAAACAAGCGTCGAGTTTGAAGAGTATACCATTCCTGCCTCTACATGGGCAGTCTTTTCCGGAACAGGCATAAATCAATCCATCCAGGAGCTAGAGCAGCGGATCATAACAGAATGGCTTCCGACCTCTGGATATGAATATGCCAATGCACCCGATATTGAGGTTTACTTAAATCCAGATCCGCGAAACGCACAATATGAGGTATGGATCCCAGTGATAAAGAGAAAGGATAACAAAGAAGCTCATGAACGACAAATTTAA
- a CDS encoding 4-(cytidine 5'-diphospho)-2-C-methyl-D-erythritol kinase produces the protein MREWNVRQRAYGKINLALNVGETRPDGFHEVAMIMQHVSIWDEITLIRRDDTEITLECNLPFLGANEKNIAYRMALLMQKRYGLGGFHVRLFKKIPIAAGMAGGSADAAAVIKAVNRLFGLELSMDEMMRLGTELGSDIPFCLLGGTCLATGRGERLERIAPMRETHVALVKPNFGISTPWSYAQVDVYKAAHGETVKADIPAMVQAIERGALPQICAHMANQLEPAAIEAYPVIGEIKQDLMGLGAAGAMMTGSGPTVFGLFERYEAAREAVRRCKMRYPWKYQVMYCRIESFKKPY, from the coding sequence ATGCGTGAGTGGAATGTGCGGCAGAGGGCATACGGCAAGATCAACCTGGCGCTTAATGTAGGGGAGACCCGGCCGGATGGCTTTCATGAAGTAGCGATGATCATGCAGCATGTTAGCATCTGGGATGAAATTACGCTGATCAGACGGGATGATACAGAAATCACGCTGGAGTGTAACCTGCCTTTTCTGGGAGCGAATGAAAAAAATATTGCCTATCGCATGGCGCTGCTGATGCAGAAGCGCTATGGTCTGGGAGGCTTTCATGTTCGATTGTTTAAAAAGATCCCCATTGCCGCCGGAATGGCCGGCGGCAGTGCGGATGCCGCCGCCGTGATCAAGGCTGTTAATCGCTTGTTTGGGCTGGAGCTCTCGATGGATGAGATGATGAGACTGGGGACAGAGCTGGGATCTGATATTCCGTTTTGCCTGCTGGGAGGGACATGCCTGGCAACCGGACGAGGTGAGAGACTGGAGAGGATTGCACCGATGCGGGAGACGCATGTGGCATTGGTAAAGCCTAATTTTGGCATTTCTACGCCATGGTCCTATGCGCAGGTCGATGTTTATAAGGCGGCGCACGGAGAAACGGTGAAGGCAGATATACCGGCTATGGTGCAGGCCATAGAGAGAGGAGCACTGCCGCAGATTTGCGCCCATATGGCGAATCAGCTGGAACCGGCAGCCATAGAGGCGTATCCGGTAATTGGAGAAATCAAGCAGGATTTGATGGGGCTTGGTGCGGCGGGCGCCATGATGACGGGAAGCGGGCCTACGGTGTTTGGCCTGTTTGAAAGGTATGAAGCGGCGAGGGAGGCAGTGCGGCGCTGCAAGATGCGCTATCCGTGGAAATATCAGGTGATGTACTGCCGAATTGAAAGTTTTAAAAAACCATATTGA
- a CDS encoding DUF3794 domain-containing protein translates to MADLLRETYSSASMCPPQLLQVPVKGDVIVPDTKPDADKILQTSVRYMPADAALEHRKVRVQGELEFTVLYLSQEEMPALRSLTSVLPVEEEINLDGIMEEDDRVRFQIAYTPENIRSTLLNGRKLSLSALLEIEVQVTKYEDTAVIMDVAGEENLVLNRIQKPVSRLVGDKEEKLIVRESEAVKDGSPNIQEILWWDASIRNRSCRLLEDKVQVKGEIAVSVLYQTENGVQFFDYSTDFAGLLEVSGCREDMEAALQMEIVKGFVHADADADGEQRVLQMEMIVSCRVRVCEEQMCELVVDAYDTKQDVLLEKPLRFMQHQIYRDQLRADVAETLEIPENMPMALQVFYTTARVKVDDYVIEDGKLQIEGVLYVTVFCLTADDRSPVISFTQPVPFEKSTAVSGAEPGQNVEIVPYLESVRSELRNEKKLDMKASLALEVSIVAEERQEVLTELLLQEGEVEELPAMALYYLQPGETVWDVGKRYRVLPDCMEKMGESVVMVVR, encoded by the coding sequence ATGGCAGATTTATTAAGAGAAACATACAGCAGTGCGTCTATGTGTCCGCCGCAGCTGCTGCAGGTACCGGTTAAGGGCGATGTGATCGTTCCGGATACGAAACCGGATGCAGATAAGATTCTGCAAACAAGCGTGCGCTACATGCCTGCGGATGCTGCTTTGGAGCATCGCAAGGTCAGAGTACAGGGCGAATTGGAATTTACGGTTTTATATCTGAGTCAGGAGGAAATGCCGGCGCTGCGGAGCCTGACCAGTGTACTCCCGGTAGAAGAAGAGATTAACTTAGACGGGATCATGGAAGAGGACGATAGGGTGCGCTTTCAGATTGCTTATACGCCTGAGAACATTCGCAGCACACTTTTAAATGGCCGTAAATTAAGTCTTAGCGCACTGTTAGAGATCGAGGTGCAGGTCACAAAATATGAAGACACAGCTGTGATCATGGATGTAGCCGGAGAGGAAAATCTGGTGCTCAATCGCATTCAGAAGCCAGTAAGCCGTCTGGTAGGAGATAAAGAGGAAAAGCTGATTGTAAGAGAAAGTGAGGCGGTCAAGGACGGAAGCCCCAATATTCAGGAAATTCTGTGGTGGGATGCCTCCATTCGGAATAGGAGCTGCCGCCTGCTGGAGGATAAGGTACAGGTAAAGGGAGAAATTGCCGTCAGCGTATTATATCAAACGGAAAACGGCGTGCAGTTTTTTGATTACAGCACAGATTTTGCCGGCCTGCTGGAAGTGAGCGGCTGTAGGGAGGATATGGAAGCGGCTTTGCAGATGGAGATCGTAAAGGGGTTTGTACATGCGGATGCCGACGCAGATGGAGAACAGAGGGTTCTGCAGATGGAAATGATTGTATCCTGCAGAGTGCGTGTCTGTGAAGAGCAGATGTGCGAGCTGGTTGTAGATGCCTACGATACGAAGCAGGATGTTTTACTGGAGAAGCCGCTGCGGTTCATGCAGCATCAGATCTATCGTGATCAGCTGCGCGCGGATGTAGCAGAAACGCTGGAGATTCCGGAAAATATGCCCATGGCCCTGCAGGTGTTCTATACAACGGCGAGGGTAAAGGTAGATGATTATGTGATAGAGGATGGTAAACTGCAGATCGAGGGTGTACTCTATGTAACCGTCTTTTGCCTGACAGCGGACGACAGAAGCCCTGTTATCTCCTTTACGCAGCCCGTCCCCTTTGAAAAATCAACAGCGGTTTCCGGCGCTGAGCCGGGACAAAATGTAGAGATTGTTCCCTATTTGGAGAGCGTCCGTTCAGAGCTTAGAAATGAAAAGAAGCTGGATATGAAGGCATCGCTGGCCCTAGAAGTGAGCATTGTAGCAGAGGAGCGCCAGGAGGTGCTCACGGAGCTGCTTCTTCAGGAAGGAGAGGTGGAGGAGCTGCCGGCGATGGCATTATATTATCTGCAGCCCGGAGAAACGGTCTGGGATGTTGGCAAAAGATACCGCGTGCTGCCGGATTGTATGGAGAAGATGGGCGAGTCGGTTGTAATGGTTGTTCGCTGA
- a CDS encoding protease complex subunit PrcB family protein, protein MSQKKSFWVFLLLSVCILLTACGKKEEPVRSYENAQDIAYEIVTGSDVPHKVNEKIYKAKEKGFGFAYRDGETMYTIFGFGKQNTGGYSIQVLAVKETDAAVVIEAKLVAPEAEEVISTSPSYPYMILKMTNVEKDVQFLLH, encoded by the coding sequence ATGAGTCAGAAGAAAAGCTTCTGGGTTTTTTTATTGCTGAGTGTCTGCATTTTGCTGACAGCCTGCGGCAAAAAGGAAGAACCGGTTCGCAGCTATGAAAATGCGCAAGATATTGCCTATGAAATTGTGACCGGCTCTGATGTGCCGCATAAGGTCAATGAAAAAATCTACAAAGCAAAAGAGAAGGGCTTTGGCTTTGCGTATCGCGACGGTGAAACCATGTATACGATTTTTGGTTTTGGAAAGCAAAATACAGGCGGGTACAGCATACAGGTGCTGGCAGTCAAGGAAACCGATGCCGCGGTTGTCATCGAAGCAAAGCTGGTAGCGCCGGAGGCAGAAGAAGTCATATCCACGTCGCCATCTTATCCATATATGATCTTAAAAATGACCAATGTGGAGAAAGATGTTCAATTCTTATTACATTAA